A single Comamonas sp. NLF-1-9 DNA region contains:
- a CDS encoding branched-chain amino acid ABC transporter permease, with protein MSYFLELLVNGALTGLMYSMVALGIVLIYKSSGVLNFSQGALVMMGGYAVWQLTEWGLPIWLAAAAALVVMFLFGLVIERVLLRTMVGQPIIMIVMLTLGLDVFLRGFGPGLLGTEPKQLDIGVGLAPLIMGDILANRTYAVGALIALALVVLALLFFRTRLGTKLRAVSDDHVSSWSVGISVERAVAISWGLAGLCAVAGGTLWGAAQGVDWSLTALLFPAVAVVILGGIDSIVGALLGGLIIGILGSVIPGYVDSMVGGSTRDVVTSLVILLTILIRPYGMFGREDIERI; from the coding sequence ATGAGCTACTTTCTCGAACTGCTGGTCAACGGCGCGCTCACCGGGCTGATGTACAGCATGGTGGCGCTGGGCATCGTGCTGATCTACAAGTCCTCGGGCGTGCTCAATTTCTCCCAGGGCGCGCTCGTCATGATGGGCGGCTATGCGGTGTGGCAGCTCACCGAATGGGGGCTGCCGATCTGGCTTGCCGCCGCCGCCGCGCTGGTGGTGATGTTCCTCTTCGGCCTGGTGATAGAGCGGGTGCTGCTGCGCACCATGGTCGGGCAGCCGATCATCATGATCGTCATGCTGACCCTGGGGCTGGACGTGTTCCTGCGCGGCTTCGGCCCCGGCCTGCTCGGGACCGAACCCAAGCAGCTTGACATCGGCGTGGGCCTGGCACCGCTCATCATGGGCGACATTCTGGCCAACCGCACCTATGCGGTGGGCGCGCTGATCGCGCTGGCGCTGGTCGTGCTGGCGCTGCTGTTCTTTCGTACCCGCCTGGGCACCAAGCTGCGCGCCGTCTCGGACGACCACGTCTCGAGCTGGTCGGTAGGCATTTCGGTGGAGCGCGCGGTGGCCATCTCCTGGGGCCTGGCCGGCCTGTGCGCCGTGGCGGGCGGCACCCTGTGGGGCGCGGCCCAGGGCGTGGACTGGTCGCTCACCGCCCTGCTCTTTCCGGCGGTGGCGGTGGTCATTCTGGGCGGCATAGACAGCATCGTCGGCGCGCTGCTCGGCGGCCTGATCATCGGCATCCTGGGCAGCGTGATTCCGGGTTATGTGGACTCCATGGTGGGCGGCAGCACGCGCGACGTGGTGACCTCGCTGGTGATCCTGCTGACCATCCTGATCCGGCCCTACGGCATGTTCGGCCGCGAAGACATCGAACGCATCTGA
- a CDS encoding peroxidase-related enzyme (This protein belongs to a clade of uncharacterized proteins related to peroxidases such as the alkylhydroperoxidase AhpD.), which translates to MHQPTYLTALDLPVPATSELDEDMRRYFEVCEEKLGMVPNVLRALSFNQDKLRNFANFYNEVMLGESGLSRLEREMIAVVVSSINHCYYCLVSHGQAVRKLSGDPVLGELLVMNWRSAKLSPRERAMLGFATRLTETPAKVQEEDRQALRDAGFSDRDIWDIVTATGFYNMTNRMSTGVSMMPNLEYHGLNR; encoded by the coding sequence ATGCACCAGCCCACTTATCTCACCGCGCTCGACCTTCCCGTGCCGGCGACCTCCGAGCTCGACGAGGACATGCGCCGCTACTTCGAAGTGTGCGAGGAAAAGCTCGGCATGGTGCCCAACGTGCTGCGCGCGCTGTCCTTCAATCAGGACAAGCTGCGCAACTTCGCCAATTTCTACAACGAGGTGATGCTCGGCGAGTCGGGCCTGTCGCGTCTGGAGCGCGAGATGATCGCGGTCGTGGTCTCGTCCATCAACCACTGCTATTACTGCCTGGTCTCCCACGGCCAGGCGGTGCGCAAGCTCTCGGGCGACCCGGTGCTCGGCGAGCTGCTGGTGATGAACTGGCGCAGCGCCAAACTCTCGCCGCGCGAGCGCGCGATGCTGGGCTTTGCGACCCGACTCACCGAGACCCCGGCCAAGGTGCAGGAGGAGGACCGCCAGGCGCTGCGCGATGCGGGTTTTTCCGACCGCGACATCTGGGACATCGTGACGGCCACGGGCTTCTACAACATGACCAACCGCATGTCCACCGGCGTGAGCATGATGCCCAACCTCGAGTACCACGGGCTCAATCGCTGA
- a CDS encoding ABC transporter ATP-binding protein — MGHPAPTPSPGQPVLRCENISRWFGGVRALTDVSLAVDQGEIFGLVGPNGSGKTTLVNSITGFYPPQQGSIHFEGRQINGVRPHRIASLGIARTFQNVALFKGMSVLDNILMGRHAFMHPSALASLFYWWWAEKEEIRNRDKVEEIIDLLQLESVRDEPVEVIPLGMQKRVELARALAAEPRMLILDEPMAGMNQEEKEYIVRFILDAKEALNLTILIIEHHMDVITAICNRALVLNNGSMIAQGPVREAVNHPAVIAAYIGGVSDAA, encoded by the coding sequence TTGGGCCATCCAGCACCTACGCCATCGCCGGGTCAGCCGGTTTTGCGCTGCGAGAACATCAGCCGCTGGTTCGGCGGCGTGCGCGCCCTCACCGACGTGTCGCTGGCGGTCGATCAGGGCGAAATTTTCGGCCTCGTAGGCCCCAACGGCTCGGGCAAGACCACGCTGGTCAATTCCATCACCGGCTTTTACCCGCCGCAGCAGGGCAGCATCCATTTTGAAGGCCGGCAGATCAACGGTGTGCGCCCGCACCGTATCGCGTCGCTCGGCATTGCGCGCACCTTCCAGAACGTGGCGCTGTTCAAGGGCATGAGCGTGCTGGACAACATCCTCATGGGGCGCCACGCCTTCATGCACCCGAGCGCCCTGGCTTCGCTGTTCTACTGGTGGTGGGCCGAAAAGGAAGAGATCCGCAACCGCGACAAGGTCGAGGAGATCATCGACCTGCTGCAGCTCGAAAGCGTGCGCGACGAGCCGGTGGAGGTGATACCGCTGGGCATGCAAAAGCGCGTGGAACTGGCGCGCGCGCTGGCGGCCGAGCCGCGCATGCTGATCCTGGACGAACCCATGGCCGGCATGAACCAGGAAGAGAAGGAATACATCGTGCGCTTCATCCTGGACGCCAAGGAGGCGCTGAACCTGACCATCCTCATCATCGAACACCACATGGACGTGATCACCGCCATCTGCAACCGCGCGCTGGTGCTCAACAACGGCAGCATGATCGCCCAGGGGCCGGTGCGCGAAGCGGTGAACCATCCGGCGGTGATTGCGGCCTACATCGGGGGGGTGAGCGATGCAGCATGA
- a CDS encoding CHASE2 domain-containing protein, whose product MSRALPRRLAYLREWLLLAALLLGLTALVSGRASLPRLDYLVQDLGTRLLAPAARTDIVLVAIDDRSIAAIGRWPWRRALHAELIGRISAQQPRAIGLDVLLGEEDLEYPQDDLLLARAIARSARVVLPVARRAQADLAAPDLPLPAFAAAAAELGHVQVQVGSDGVARGIYQLEGPADAPWPHLSRALRCAAGEPDPACRGHVEAGVGPWVRLQPRQLAFARGEPAFASHSYIDVLTGRVAPDAFAGKYVLIGATATGLGDHYAIPPGAGASRIAGVQLLAHALNTELSGRGSISAGTAATLALNLAAVTAALVGLWLFGPLGSLLACIALAGLTLTLALLAPALWGLQWSPSGALVGIAAAYPLWSWRRLSFAARFLQRELAALHREGLALHAEDTAHRLGADRLGQRIHAVEAATRQLRSLHHYIADSLKHLPSPTFVCDAAGRITLATQAADVFASDARPLLREALTQVLANLVHPLSGAPLLASWPPHAEHLHKPQEGRDARGRRWLMLTSTFAQAEQQHWLITLVDLTEMRQAQEQRDQALRFISHDLRSPASAILTLLEMQRSLPEPLAEAQLQARIARHARALLTMAEDFTELASAQTQKLRRETLDLVALLHDAVQQSWAQAQARGVQVRIVRAPAQAPCEGDRHMLTRAIANLLNNAIKYTAAHTEVECAITELQGCWQIGVRDHGPGIAPEQHQRIFKAFERLHAPGASPGEGFGLGLAFVQEAMRRHAGAARVRSDGQNGSEFLLLLPMAPAAGAPAISD is encoded by the coding sequence ATGAGCAGGGCGCTGCCACGCCGTCTGGCCTACCTGCGCGAATGGCTGCTGCTGGCCGCCCTGCTGCTCGGGCTGACCGCGCTCGTGAGCGGCCGCGCCAGCCTGCCGCGGCTGGACTATCTGGTGCAAGACCTCGGCACCCGGCTGCTGGCGCCGGCGGCGCGCACCGACATCGTGCTCGTGGCCATCGACGACCGCAGCATCGCCGCCATAGGCCGCTGGCCCTGGCGGCGCGCGCTGCATGCGGAGCTGATCGGCCGCATCTCGGCGCAGCAGCCGCGCGCCATCGGCCTGGACGTGTTACTCGGCGAGGAAGACCTCGAATACCCGCAGGACGACTTGCTGCTGGCGCGCGCGATCGCACGCAGCGCCCGCGTGGTGCTGCCGGTTGCGCGCCGTGCCCAGGCAGACCTGGCCGCGCCCGACCTGCCGCTGCCGGCGTTTGCCGCGGCGGCGGCCGAGCTCGGGCATGTGCAGGTGCAGGTCGGCAGCGACGGTGTCGCCCGCGGCATCTACCAGCTTGAAGGCCCGGCCGACGCCCCCTGGCCGCATCTGAGCAGGGCACTGCGCTGCGCCGCCGGCGAGCCAGACCCCGCCTGCCGCGGCCATGTAGAGGCCGGCGTCGGCCCCTGGGTGCGGCTGCAGCCGCGCCAGCTCGCCTTCGCCCGGGGCGAGCCGGCGTTTGCCAGCCATTCCTACATCGACGTGCTGACCGGCCGCGTTGCGCCCGATGCCTTTGCCGGCAAATACGTGCTCATTGGCGCAACCGCTACCGGCCTGGGCGACCACTACGCCATTCCGCCCGGCGCGGGGGCCAGCCGCATCGCCGGGGTGCAGCTGCTCGCCCATGCGCTCAATACCGAACTCTCCGGGCGGGGCAGCATCAGCGCCGGCACCGCGGCCACGCTGGCGCTCAACCTGGCCGCCGTCACCGCGGCGCTGGTCGGGCTCTGGCTGTTCGGCCCGCTGGGCAGCCTGCTTGCCTGCATTGCGCTGGCCGGGCTCACGCTGACGCTGGCCTTGCTCGCCCCCGCGCTCTGGGGGCTGCAGTGGAGCCCCTCGGGCGCGCTGGTCGGCATCGCAGCCGCCTACCCGCTGTGGAGCTGGCGGCGGCTGAGTTTTGCCGCGCGCTTCCTGCAGCGTGAACTGGCCGCCCTGCACCGCGAAGGCCTGGCGCTGCATGCCGAGGACACGGCGCACCGCCTGGGCGCCGACCGGCTGGGCCAGCGCATCCATGCCGTGGAAGCGGCAACACGCCAGCTGCGCAGCCTGCACCACTACATCGCCGACAGCCTGAAGCACCTGCCCTCCCCGACCTTCGTCTGCGACGCAGCCGGGCGCATCACCCTGGCCACGCAGGCCGCCGACGTCTTTGCCAGCGACGCCCGGCCGCTGCTGCGCGAGGCGCTCACGCAGGTGCTGGCAAACCTGGTGCACCCGCTCAGCGGCGCGCCGCTGCTGGCCAGCTGGCCGCCGCATGCAGAGCACTTGCACAAGCCCCAGGAAGGCCGCGACGCCCGTGGCCGGCGCTGGCTGATGCTGACCAGCACCTTTGCGCAGGCCGAGCAGCAGCATTGGCTGATCACGCTGGTAGACCTGACCGAGATGCGCCAGGCGCAGGAGCAGCGCGACCAGGCCCTGCGCTTCATATCGCACGACCTGCGCAGCCCCGCCAGTGCCATCCTGACGCTGCTGGAGATGCAGCGCAGCCTGCCCGAGCCACTGGCCGAAGCGCAGTTGCAGGCGCGCATTGCGCGCCACGCCCGCGCGCTGCTCACCATGGCCGAGGATTTCACCGAACTGGCCAGCGCGCAGACGCAGAAACTGCGCCGCGAGACGCTGGACCTGGTGGCGCTGCTGCACGACGCGGTGCAGCAAAGCTGGGCGCAGGCGCAGGCGCGCGGGGTGCAGGTGCGCATTGTCCGAGCCCCGGCGCAGGCTCCGTGCGAGGGCGACCGTCACATGCTGACGCGCGCCATCGCCAATTTGCTGAACAACGCCATCAAGTACACCGCTGCGCACACCGAGGTCGAATGCGCGATCACCGAGCTGCAGGGCTGCTGGCAGATTGGCGTGCGCGACCACGGCCCGGGCATCGCGCCCGAGCAGCATCAGCGCATCTTCAAGGCCTTCGAACGGCTGCACGCGCCCGGGGCCAGCCCGGGCGAGGGCTTCGGCCTGGGCCTGGCCTTCGTGCAGGAAGCCATGCGCCGGCACGCCGGCGCGGCCCGGGTGCGCAGCGACGGCCAAAATGGCAGCGAATTCCTGCTCCTGCTGCCCATGGCGCCCGCCGCGGGCGCGCCGGCGATCAGCGATTGA
- a CDS encoding FecR domain-containing protein, with protein sequence MSTRTRAARKTLAAWPALAALAWALPQTSAAQTPASAQDITHHVVRGDTLHALAARYLDDAAQWPALAQANHIRNPRRLQPGSVLHIPQALQPWASATVQYVRGGAQAALPGKEAASPVAAGAELPEGTRVQLEQDAYLSIRLSDGSVVRVHGGSDLQLQRLRKRARPGSARSVLELQRGTLEPSATPDPAGQAPLDIHTPHASASVRGTRFSVEADASGRTLTAVTEGVVALQGSERAGGQALLQHGWGAVVDADGRAAPPVALLAAPDARALPTLAQDADFLRLKLPRVPGAQAYQVQLARDAELTEVLRAATAPDPEFSLPAVQDGRYQLAVRAIDAHGLPGQRAQTLLTVKAHPIAPLYQSPQQDAQVAGPAVQLQCTRVAEAARYRIQLARDASFDPALLDATSDGDCQALTPALAPGRYLWRIASLRRLDDGRWDQGPYAQAQGFTLLPEAPSADALHSRQSADAATVLSWPAQTGQRYRLQLAREPDFARLLADETLEQATWSAADLPAGRYFVRLRSIDASGLESAFSAPHVLSVVAPLRSSTGQAITSGDGSPVQRP encoded by the coding sequence ATGAGCACCAGGACGCGAGCTGCACGCAAGACGCTGGCCGCCTGGCCCGCGCTGGCGGCGCTGGCCTGGGCCCTGCCCCAGACCAGCGCGGCGCAGACGCCGGCCAGCGCGCAGGACATCACCCACCATGTGGTGCGCGGCGACACCCTGCATGCGCTGGCCGCACGCTATCTGGACGACGCCGCCCAGTGGCCCGCGCTGGCTCAGGCCAATCACATTCGCAACCCGCGGCGCCTGCAGCCCGGCAGCGTGCTGCACATACCGCAGGCCCTGCAACCCTGGGCCAGCGCGACGGTGCAGTACGTGCGCGGCGGCGCCCAGGCCGCGCTCCCCGGCAAGGAGGCCGCCAGCCCCGTCGCGGCGGGCGCCGAACTGCCCGAAGGCACGCGCGTGCAACTGGAGCAGGACGCCTACCTGAGCATACGGCTGAGCGACGGCAGCGTCGTGCGCGTGCACGGCGGCTCCGACCTGCAGTTGCAGCGCCTGCGCAAGCGCGCCCGCCCGGGCAGCGCGCGTTCGGTGCTGGAGTTGCAACGCGGCACGCTCGAACCCAGCGCCACGCCCGATCCGGCCGGGCAAGCACCGCTGGACATCCACACGCCCCATGCCAGCGCCAGCGTGCGCGGCACGCGGTTTTCCGTCGAGGCCGATGCAAGCGGGCGCACACTCACCGCGGTCACCGAGGGCGTGGTCGCGCTGCAAGGCAGCGAGCGGGCGGGCGGCCAGGCGCTGCTGCAGCACGGCTGGGGCGCAGTGGTCGACGCGGACGGCCGGGCCGCGCCGCCCGTGGCCTTGCTTGCAGCGCCCGATGCGCGCGCCCTGCCCACGCTGGCCCAGGACGCCGACTTCCTGCGCCTGAAGCTGCCCCGGGTGCCAGGCGCGCAGGCCTACCAGGTGCAATTGGCGCGCGACGCCGAGCTCACCGAGGTGCTGCGCGCCGCCACCGCGCCCGATCCCGAATTCAGCCTGCCGGCGGTGCAGGACGGCCGCTACCAGCTTGCGGTACGCGCCATCGACGCCCACGGACTGCCCGGCCAGAGGGCGCAAACCCTGCTCACCGTCAAGGCGCACCCCATCGCGCCGCTCTACCAGAGCCCGCAGCAGGACGCGCAAGTCGCCGGCCCCGCCGTGCAGCTGCAATGCACGCGCGTGGCCGAGGCGGCGCGCTACCGCATCCAGTTGGCCCGCGACGCCAGTTTCGACCCAGCCCTGCTCGACGCCACCAGCGACGGCGACTGCCAGGCGCTCACGCCGGCGCTGGCGCCGGGGCGCTATCTGTGGCGCATCGCCAGCCTGCGCCGGCTGGACGACGGCCGCTGGGACCAGGGCCCCTACGCCCAGGCCCAAGGCTTCACGCTGCTGCCCGAGGCACCCTCTGCCGACGCGCTGCACAGCAGGCAGTCGGCCGACGCGGCCACCGTGCTCAGTTGGCCGGCCCAGACCGGTCAGCGCTACCGGCTGCAATTGGCGCGCGAGCCCGACTTCGCGCGGCTGCTGGCCGATGAGACGCTGGAACAGGCCACCTGGTCCGCCGCCGACCTTCCCGCCGGGCGTTATTTCGTGCGCCTGCGCAGCATCGACGCCTCGGGCCTGGAGAGCGCGTTCTCCGCGCCCCATGTGCTGAGCGTGGTCGCGCCGCTGCGCAGCTCCACCGGCCAGGCCATCACCAGCGGCGATGGCAGCCCGGTTCAGCGCCCCTGA
- a CDS encoding long-chain fatty acid--CoA ligase, with protein MQHEQPSNPAQVPLGEQGDHLIAILAANAKAHGSEAAMRERDRGIWQETTWQDYLQQVLEAAAGLEQLGVAEHEKVLVVGDNRPALYFGMLGAIALRAIPSPAYPDFTPEQLLGQLAREGVRFAIAEDQEQVDKLVALRQQHAQLEWIIYDDPRGLVGHEPEGVMAFTELLRRGRERLAAEPTLANALQNRPRADDVAILLHSSGTTGAPKGIPLKHRHVLFAVRSAAQAGYFDRGETHMAYMPIAWVGDFIFTVAAALALQFSVNIPEKQETVQRDLREIAPTVYFTSPRAWSTMLTRVQVGIAESTPFKRWLYARFMPLAIEIERARLKGREPSTGQRLMRALGELLVYGPIKDQLGLARAHHAYTAGEAIGEEIFLFFRALGLPLRQFYGQTENSALCAAQALDTVKLHTVGKPFPGMELKISDSGEILVRGGNVFDGYFDDAAATAESLKDGWLHTGDAGYLEDDGQLVVLGRVSEVVYTKARDRFIPTFIENQLKFSPYIKDVCVLGDGRDYLAALVAIDWEAVGHWAQEHGVAYTSFADLSQQSGVYDLLARLMASVNAKLPEGTRIRRFVNLHKEFDPDDGEVTRTRKLRRGVIAEHYADIIEAIYAGHVSIESMATITYETGESGVIKRQLAIRDVPAASEVNA; from the coding sequence ATGCAGCATGAGCAGCCGTCAAACCCCGCGCAGGTGCCTCTGGGCGAGCAGGGCGACCATCTGATCGCCATCCTTGCGGCCAATGCCAAGGCGCACGGCAGCGAAGCGGCCATGCGCGAGCGCGACCGCGGCATCTGGCAAGAGACCACCTGGCAGGACTATCTGCAGCAGGTGCTCGAAGCCGCCGCCGGGCTGGAGCAACTGGGCGTGGCCGAGCACGAGAAGGTGCTGGTAGTGGGCGACAACCGCCCGGCGCTGTACTTCGGCATGCTCGGCGCCATCGCGCTGCGCGCGATTCCCTCGCCCGCCTACCCCGACTTCACGCCCGAGCAGCTGCTGGGGCAGCTCGCGCGCGAAGGCGTGCGCTTTGCCATTGCCGAAGACCAGGAGCAGGTGGACAAGCTCGTCGCGCTGCGCCAGCAGCATGCGCAGCTCGAATGGATCATCTACGACGACCCGCGCGGCCTGGTCGGCCACGAGCCCGAAGGCGTGATGGCCTTCACCGAGCTGCTGCGCCGCGGCCGAGAGCGCCTGGCGGCCGAGCCGACGCTGGCCAACGCGCTGCAAAACCGCCCGCGCGCCGACGACGTGGCCATCTTGCTGCATTCCTCGGGCACCACCGGCGCGCCCAAGGGCATACCGCTCAAGCACCGCCACGTGCTCTTTGCCGTGCGCAGCGCCGCCCAGGCCGGCTACTTCGACCGCGGCGAAACCCACATGGCCTACATGCCGATCGCCTGGGTCGGCGACTTCATCTTCACCGTCGCGGCGGCGCTGGCGCTGCAGTTCTCAGTCAACATCCCGGAAAAGCAGGAAACCGTGCAGCGCGACCTGCGCGAGATCGCGCCCACGGTCTACTTCACCTCGCCGCGCGCCTGGTCCACCATGCTCACGCGCGTGCAGGTGGGCATCGCCGAATCCACGCCCTTCAAGCGCTGGCTGTATGCGCGCTTCATGCCGCTGGCCATCGAGATCGAGCGCGCGCGCCTCAAGGGGCGCGAGCCCAGCACCGGCCAGCGCCTGATGCGCGCCCTGGGCGAGCTGCTGGTCTACGGGCCGATCAAGGACCAGCTCGGCCTTGCGCGCGCGCACCACGCCTACACCGCGGGCGAGGCGATCGGCGAGGAGATCTTCCTGTTCTTTCGGGCGCTCGGCCTGCCGCTGCGCCAGTTCTACGGCCAGACCGAGAACTCCGCGCTGTGCGCCGCGCAAGCCCTGGACACGGTCAAGCTGCACACCGTGGGCAAGCCCTTTCCGGGCATGGAACTCAAGATCAGCGACAGCGGCGAGATCCTGGTGCGCGGCGGCAACGTGTTCGACGGCTACTTCGACGACGCTGCCGCCACCGCCGAATCACTGAAGGACGGCTGGCTGCACACCGGCGACGCCGGCTACCTGGAAGACGACGGCCAACTCGTGGTGCTGGGGCGCGTGTCCGAGGTGGTCTACACCAAGGCGCGCGATCGCTTCATCCCTACCTTCATCGAGAACCAGCTCAAGTTCAGCCCCTACATCAAGGACGTGTGCGTGCTGGGCGACGGGCGCGACTACCTTGCGGCCCTGGTGGCCATCGACTGGGAGGCCGTGGGCCACTGGGCCCAGGAGCACGGCGTGGCCTATACCTCGTTTGCCGACCTGTCGCAGCAAAGCGGCGTCTACGACCTGCTGGCCCGGCTCATGGCTTCGGTCAATGCCAAGCTGCCCGAGGGCACGCGCATCCGCCGCTTCGTCAACCTGCACAAGGAGTTCGATCCGGACGACGGTGAGGTCACGCGCACGCGCAAGCTGCGCCGGGGCGTGATCGCCGAGCACTATGCCGACATCATCGAGGCCATTTACGCCGGCCACGTCAGCATCGAATCCATGGCAACCATCACATACGAGACGGGCGAATCCGGCGTCATCAAGCGCCAACTGGCGATCCGTGACGTGCCGGCCGCCAGCGAGGTGAACGCATGA